The proteins below are encoded in one region of Aequorivita iocasae:
- a CDS encoding sterol desaturase family protein: MTTVLWILIFIATFCIMEFMAWFTHKYIMHGFLWKLHKDHHHKDHGSWWERNDYFFLFYALVSISCFVGWSYFGFWAGLPIGLGIFAYGLTYFFVHDIFIHQRFKMFRNANNWYARGIRRAHKIHHKHLGKEKGECFGMLFPPLKYFKK, from the coding sequence ATGACGACCGTTCTTTGGATATTAATTTTTATTGCTACATTTTGCATTATGGAATTCATGGCGTGGTTTACCCATAAATACATTATGCATGGTTTTTTGTGGAAATTACATAAAGACCACCACCATAAAGACCACGGCAGTTGGTGGGAACGTAACGATTATTTTTTTCTGTTTTATGCGTTGGTAAGCATCAGTTGTTTTGTGGGCTGGAGTTATTTTGGTTTTTGGGCAGGTTTGCCCATTGGCTTAGGGATTTTTGCATATGGACTCACCTATTTTTTTGTTCACGATATTTTCATTCATCAACGTTTTAAAATGTTCCGAAATGCCAATAATTGGTATGCGCGCGGTATCCGCAGAGCACATAAAATACATCATAAACATTTGGGCAAAGAAAAAGGAGAGTGTTTCGGGATGCTGTTTCCGCCTTTGAAATATTTCAAAAAATAA
- a CDS encoding SET domain-containing protein, translated as MIHPKTELKFISDKIGYGVVATEFIPAGTITWALDDLDREFTPAKMKKMNSLYQNILETYCYRNNKGNFVLCWDYGRYVNHSFKSNCLSTAYDFEIAIRDIQAGEELTDDYGYLNVSEPFNGIEEGTKRKTVYPDDLLNFHQVWDEQLIKNFPAILNVEQPLKSLITPKLWSTITAIAEGKKEMDSILKNHFPG; from the coding sequence ATGATACATCCCAAAACAGAACTAAAGTTTATAAGTGATAAAATTGGATACGGCGTTGTTGCTACTGAATTTATACCAGCCGGGACCATAACATGGGCTTTGGATGATTTGGACCGTGAATTCACACCGGCCAAGATGAAAAAAATGAATTCGCTGTACCAAAATATTCTGGAAACCTATTGCTACCGAAACAACAAGGGAAACTTTGTGCTCTGCTGGGATTATGGTCGATATGTGAACCACAGTTTTAAAAGCAACTGCCTATCTACGGCCTATGATTTTGAAATTGCGATACGCGATATTCAAGCAGGAGAAGAATTGACGGACGATTATGGTTATTTAAATGTTTCGGAGCCTTTTAACGGTATTGAGGAAGGTACGAAACGCAAAACCGTCTATCCCGACGATTTATTAAATTTTCATCAAGTTTGGGACGAGCAGCTCATAAAAAATTTCCCCGCAATTCTTAATGTTGAGCAACCATTAAAATCTTTGATAACCCCAAAATTGTGGAGCACTATTACCGCAATTGCCGAAGGTAAAAAGGAGATGGATTCTATTCTAAAAAACCATTTTCCCGGATAA
- a CDS encoding lycopene cyclase domain-containing protein, with product MWHFYLLLDLASLSIPFLFSFHPKLKFYKLWKYFFPATFIMMAFFIPWDIIFTQHGVWGFNEMYLSGINLGSLPLEEWLFFICIPYACLFTIYAFKDLLPKFSISRKTTEIVYYLLQTILIATLLYFYDRWYTAINFGYAIVLLALVFNYKREALTVFFPVFAILLIPFFIVNGFLTGSWIDEEVVWYHNAENLGIRLGTVPIEDSIYALGMLLTVFVLMEKFKEKYSSKPGKA from the coding sequence ATGTGGCATTTTTACCTTCTGCTTGATCTAGCTTCGTTAAGTATTCCGTTTTTATTTAGTTTTCACCCAAAATTGAAGTTTTATAAACTCTGGAAATATTTTTTTCCGGCCACCTTTATTATGATGGCTTTTTTTATTCCCTGGGACATTATTTTTACACAACATGGAGTTTGGGGATTCAATGAAATGTACTTGTCTGGAATTAATCTTGGCAGTTTACCTTTGGAAGAATGGCTATTCTTCATTTGTATTCCGTACGCCTGTCTTTTTACAATATACGCTTTTAAAGATTTGCTTCCCAAGTTTTCAATTTCCCGGAAAACAACTGAAATAGTATATTATTTGCTACAAACTATTTTAATCGCTACCCTGCTTTATTTTTACGATCGGTGGTATACAGCCATTAATTTTGGATACGCCATTGTTTTACTAGCTCTGGTATTTAATTATAAACGCGAAGCTTTAACCGTTTTTTTTCCTGTCTTCGCTATTCTTCTCATTCCTTTTTTTATTGTGAATGGTTTTCTTACCGGCAGCTGGATAGACGAAGAAGTGGTTTGGTACCACAATGCCGAAAATCTGGGCATACGCCTGGGAACGGTCCCTATTGAAGACAGCATTTATGCCTTGGGAATGTTACTAACAGTATTTGTATTGATGGAAAAATTCAAAGAAAAATATTCTTCCAAACCAGGGAAAGCTTAA
- a CDS encoding phytoene/squalene synthase family protein, with amino-acid sequence MKELFDIVSKKCSKQVTETYSTSFSLATRLLGPSIRQDIYNIYGFVRFADEIVDSFHDFNKEVLFSRFENALEEALLDRISLNPILNSFQETVYKYNIQKDLIDTFMDSMRLDLTKSVYTTTEEFNEYIYGSADVVGLMCLKVFVKGDAEKYEQLKESAMNLGSAFQKVNFLRDLKEDYESLSRTYFPNTNLDSLDEDSKSKIIEEIEENFTQGYQGILQLPHDSKLGVFVAYRYYKRLLKKLQKTPATEIKNSRIRVPNIEKIGLLTRSYVKYQLNLVK; translated from the coding sequence GTGAAAGAACTTTTTGACATAGTTTCCAAAAAATGCAGCAAACAGGTAACTGAAACCTACAGCACATCCTTTTCGTTGGCAACCCGACTGCTGGGGCCTTCCATACGGCAGGACATTTATAATATTTATGGTTTCGTACGTTTTGCTGATGAAATTGTTGATTCCTTTCACGATTTCAACAAAGAGGTGCTTTTTAGTCGCTTTGAAAATGCTTTGGAAGAAGCTCTTTTAGATAGAATAAGTCTAAACCCAATTTTAAATTCATTTCAGGAAACAGTCTATAAATACAATATTCAAAAAGATTTAATTGATACATTTATGGACAGTATGCGTTTGGACCTTACCAAAAGTGTTTACACAACTACAGAAGAATTTAATGAATATATCTATGGCTCTGCAGATGTTGTGGGCCTGATGTGCCTAAAAGTTTTTGTGAAAGGAGACGCTGAAAAGTATGAGCAACTGAAAGAATCTGCCATGAATTTGGGCTCTGCCTTTCAAAAAGTAAATTTTCTGCGCGATCTGAAAGAAGATTATGAAAGCTTAAGCCGAACATATTTTCCAAACACAAATCTAGACTCTTTGGACGAAGATTCTAAAAGTAAAATAATTGAAGAAATTGAAGAAAACTTCACCCAAGGTTACCAAGGCATTCTTCAGTTGCCACATGATTCAAAACTTGGCGTTTTTGTTGCTTACAGATATTATAAAAGACTGTTGAAAAAACTCCAGAAAACACCTGCCACAGAAATTAAGAATTCGCGAATTCGTGTTCCAAATATTGAAAAAATTGGGCTTTTAACACGCAGCTACGTAAAATATCAATTAAATTTGGTTAAATAA